One genomic segment of Homo sapiens chromosome 14, GRCh38.p14 Primary Assembly includes these proteins:
- the RNASE11 gene encoding putative inactive ribonuclease 11 precursor, giving the protein METFPLLLLSLGLVLAEASESTMKIIKEEFTDEEMQYDMAKSGQEKQTIEILMNPILLVKNTSLSMSKDDMSSTLLTFRSLHYNDPKGNSSGNDKECCNDMTVWRKVSEANGSCKWSNNFIRSSTEVMRRVHRAPSCKFVQNPGISCCESLELENTVCQFTTGKQFPRCQYHSVTSLEKILTVLTGHSLMSWLVCGSKL; this is encoded by the coding sequence ATGGAGACCTTTCCTCTGCTGCTGCTCAGCCTGGGCCTGGTTCTTGCAGAAGCATCAGAAAGCACAATGAAGATAATTAAAGAAGAATTTACAGACGAAGAGATGCAATATGACATGGCAAAAAGTGGCCAAGAAAAACAGACCATTGAGATATTAATGAACCCGATCCTGTTAGTTAAAAATACCAGCCTCAGCATGTCCAAGGATGATATGTCTTCCACATTACTGACATTCAGAAGTTTACATTATAATGACCCCAAGGGAAACAGTTCGGGTAATGACAAAGAGTGTTGCAATGACATGACAGTCTGGAGAAAAGTTTCAGAAGCAAACGGATCGTGCAAGTGGAGCAATAACTTCATCCGCAGCTCCACAGAAGTGATGCGCAGGGTCCACAGGGCCCCCAGCTGCAAGTTTGTACAGAATCCTGGCATAAGCTGCTGTGAGAGCCTAGAACTGGAAAATACAGTGTGCCAGTTCACTACAGGCAAACAATTCCCCAGGTGCCAATACCATAGTGTTACCTCATTAGAGAAGATATTGACAGTGCTGACAGGTCATTCTCTGATGAGCTGGTTAGTTTGTGGCTCTAAGTTGTAA
- the RNASE12 gene encoding probable inactive ribonuclease-like protein 12 precursor, with translation MIIMVIIFLVLLFWENEVNDEAVMSTLEHLHVDYPQNDVPVPARYCNHMIIQRVIREPDHTCKKEHVFIHERPRKINGICISPKKVACQNLSAIFCFQSETKFKMTVCQLIEGTRYPACRYHYSPTEGFVLVTCDDLRPDSFLGYVK, from the coding sequence ATGATAATAATGGTGATAATTTTCTTGGTGCTTCTGTTCTGGGAAAATGAGGTGAATGATGAAGCAGTGATGTCAACTTTAGAACACTTGCATGTGGACTACCCTCAGAATGACGTTCCCGTTCCTGCAAGGTACTGCAACCACATGATCATACAAAGAGTTATCAGGGAACCTGACCACACTTGTAAAAAGGAGCATGTCTTCATCCATGAGAGGCCTCGAAAAATCAATGGTATTTGCATTTCTCCCAAGAAGGTTGCTTGCCAAAACCTTTCGGCCATTTTCTGCTTTCAGAGTGAGACAAAGTTCAAAATGACAGTCTGTCAGCTCATTGAAGGCACAAGATACCCTGCCTGCAGGTACCACTATTCCCCCACAGAGGGGTTTGTTCTTGTCACTTGTGATGACTTGAGGCCAGATAGTTTCCTTGGCTATGTTAAATAA